Proteins encoded by one window of Haliotis asinina isolate JCU_RB_2024 chromosome 6, JCU_Hal_asi_v2, whole genome shotgun sequence:
- the LOC137286393 gene encoding lysine-specific histone demethylase 1A-like isoform X2: MSASTTGKALLAGLKDRKDSESNGDDRKRQGSPVVVEDNDAADRRTSRRKRPKIEYKEMEDAQGQGSEEDEGSEEEKKEVKERERVEEKKLIPKEEPEPVVDDSDHADDPTGLEGAAFQSRLPFDKMTSQEAACFPDILQGPPQAQKVFLYIRNRLLQLWLDNPKQQLTFEGALPQIEAPYNSDGPLVMRVHSFLERYGLINFGVFKRLKPLPAKKHGRVVVIGAGIAGLGAARQLLSFGMDVVIIEARDRVGGRVATFRKNNYVADLGAMVVTGLGGNPVTVLSRQINMELHKIKQKCPLYESNGCTVPKEKDEMVEREFNRLLEATSYLSHQMDFNMVEGKPASLGQALEAVIKLQEKHVKEKQCEHQRHIIEMQDKLKKNQTQMLTLRDKIEELHKQWKEASEVKPPRDITAEFLIKSKLRDLNAACKEFELFQAQQKEIEEKLNELESNPPSDVYLSSRDRQILDWHFANLEFANATPLTTLSLKHWDQDDDFEFSGSHLTVRNGYSCVPVALAEGLDIKLNTSVRQIRYTTQGVEVTTGNSRMNINPQTFKADAVLSTLPLGVLKESMRNSGINSPQFLPPLPDWKAAAIKRLGFGNLNKVVLCFDRVFWDPNANLFGHVGSTTASRGELFLFWNLYKAPVLLALVAGEAAAIMENVSDDVIVGRCIAVLKGIFGNNAVPQPKETLVTRWRADPWSRGSYSYVAAGSSGNDYDLLATPVSPQQGSLPRLFFAGEHTIRNYPATVHGALLSGLREAGRIADQFLGAPYALPTRPPAAPPITTS, translated from the exons ATGTCGGCTTCCACAACTGGGAAAGCTCTGCTAGCAGGGTTGAAAGATCGCAAAGACAGCGAATCAAACGGTGATGATCGGAAACGACAAGGATCGCCGGTTGTAGTGGAAGACAATGACGCTGCTGACAGAAGAACCAGTAGAAGAAAACGACCAAAG ATTGAATACAAGGAAATGGAGGATGCACAAGGTCAGGGGTCAGAGGAAGATGAAGGATCAGAGGAGGAGAAAAAGGAGGTGAAAGAGAGGGAAAGAGTGGAGGAGAAGAAACTGATCCCAAAGGAAGAACCTGAACCAGTTGTGGATGACAGTGACCATGCAGATGACCCGACAG GTTTGGAGGGTGCAGCATTCCAGAGTCGTCTCCCTTTTGACAAGATGACCTCCCAGGAGGCCGCTTGTTTCCCAGACATCTTACAGGGACCTCCTCAGGCTCAGAAGGTGTTCCTTTACATCAGAAACAGGCTG CTTCAACTCTGGCTTGACAACCCTAAACAGCAGCTGACATTTGAAGGAGCCCTGCCACAGATAGAAGCTCCATACAACA GTGACGGGCCTTTAGTGATGAGGGTTCACTCCTTCCTTGAGAGATACGGACTTATCAACTTTGGCGTCTTCAAAAGACTAAAGCCGTTACCAG ccaaGAAGCATGGGCGAGTGGTGGTGATTGGGGCTGGCATAGCAGGGCTGGGAGCAGCTAGACAGCTCCTGTCTTTTGGGATGGATGTTGTCATTATTGAAGCAAGG GATCGAGTTGGAGGGAGAGTGGCAACATTCAGGAAGAACAACTATGTTGCTGATCTAGGAGCCATGGTGGTCACAGGGCTTG GAGGGAACCCAGTTACGGTGCTGAGTCGGCAGATCAACATGGAGCTGCACAAGATCAAGCAGAAATGTCCACTGTACGAAAGTAATGGCTGCACG GTTCCCAAAGAGAAAGATGAGATGGTGGAGAGGGAATTTAACCGTCTCTTGGAAGCAACATCCTATCTCTCACATCAGATGGATTTCAATATGGTTGAGGGGAAGCCTGCCTCTCTCGGACAAGCACTTGAGGCTGTTATAAA GCTGCAGGAGAAGCATGTGAAGGAGAAGCAGTGTGAGCACCAGAGACATATCATCGAGATGCAGGACAAGCTCAAAAAGAACCAGACCCAG ATGTTGACTCTAAGAGACAAGATTGAGGAGCTTCACAAGCAGTGGAAAGAAGCATCAGAAGTGAAGCCACCAAGAGACATCACTGCCGAGTTCCTCATCAAGAGCAAACTCAGAGATCTCAATGCAGCCTGTAAG GAATTTGAACTATTTCAAGCTCAGCAGAAAGAAATTGAAGAAAAATTGAATGAACTGGAGTCCAATCCACCAAG TGATGTTTATCTGTCATCTCGAGACCGCCAGATTCTGGACTGGCATTTTGCTAATCTAGAGTTTGCCAATGCAACGCCTCTCACAACTCTATCTCTCAAACATTGGGATCAGGATGATGACTTCGAATTCTCTGGAAGCCATTTAACAG TTCGGAATGGCTACTCATGTGTACCTGTAGCTCTGGCTGAAGGCCTCGACATCAAGCTCAACACTTCAGTACGACAAATTCGCTACACAACACAAG GCGTGGAGGTGACAACAGGCAACTCCCGGATGAACATAAACCCGCAGACGTTCAAGGCAGATGCAGTGTTGTCCACCCTGCCACTGGGGGTGTTGAAGGAGAGCATGAGGAACAGTGGCATCAACAGCCCACAGTTCCTGCCTCCACTGCCAGACTGGAAGGCTGCAGCCATCAAGAGACTGGGATTTGGTAACTTGAACAAG GTTGTGCTATGTTTTGACCGAGTGTTCTGGGACCCCAATGCCAATCTCTTTGGACATGTGGGCAGTACAACAGCTAGTCGTGGTGAGCTCTTCCTGTTCTGGAACCTGTACAAGGCACCGGTATTACTGGCGCTGGTGGCTGGGGAGGCAGCTGCCATTATGGAGAATGTCAGCGATGATGTCATCGTGGGTCGGTGCATCGCAGTCCTAAAGGGTATCTTTGGCAACAACGCTGTACCCCAG CCGAAGGAGACACTAGTGACCAGATGGCGAGCTGACCCTTGGTCCAGAGGCTCGTACTCCTATGTTGCAGCAGGATCATCAG
- the LOC137286393 gene encoding lysine-specific histone demethylase 1A-like isoform X1, producing MSASTTGKALLAGLKDRKDSESNGDDRKRQGSPVVVEDNDAADRRTSRRKRPKVVAAGTDGAPHPQQSASSTIEYKEMEDAQGQGSEEDEGSEEEKKEVKERERVEEKKLIPKEEPEPVVDDSDHADDPTGLEGAAFQSRLPFDKMTSQEAACFPDILQGPPQAQKVFLYIRNRLLQLWLDNPKQQLTFEGALPQIEAPYNSDGPLVMRVHSFLERYGLINFGVFKRLKPLPAKKHGRVVVIGAGIAGLGAARQLLSFGMDVVIIEARDRVGGRVATFRKNNYVADLGAMVVTGLGGNPVTVLSRQINMELHKIKQKCPLYESNGCTVPKEKDEMVEREFNRLLEATSYLSHQMDFNMVEGKPASLGQALEAVIKLQEKHVKEKQCEHQRHIIEMQDKLKKNQTQMLTLRDKIEELHKQWKEASEVKPPRDITAEFLIKSKLRDLNAACKEFELFQAQQKEIEEKLNELESNPPSDVYLSSRDRQILDWHFANLEFANATPLTTLSLKHWDQDDDFEFSGSHLTVRNGYSCVPVALAEGLDIKLNTSVRQIRYTTQGVEVTTGNSRMNINPQTFKADAVLSTLPLGVLKESMRNSGINSPQFLPPLPDWKAAAIKRLGFGNLNKVVLCFDRVFWDPNANLFGHVGSTTASRGELFLFWNLYKAPVLLALVAGEAAAIMENVSDDVIVGRCIAVLKGIFGNNAVPQPKETLVTRWRADPWSRGSYSYVAAGSSGNDYDLLATPVSPQQGSLPRLFFAGEHTIRNYPATVHGALLSGLREAGRIADQFLGAPYALPTRPPAAPPITTS from the exons ATGTCGGCTTCCACAACTGGGAAAGCTCTGCTAGCAGGGTTGAAAGATCGCAAAGACAGCGAATCAAACGGTGATGATCGGAAACGACAAGGATCGCCGGTTGTAGTGGAAGACAATGACGCTGCTGACAGAAGAACCAGTAGAAGAAAACGACCAAAGGTAGTTGCCGCCGGCACAGACGGAGCACCCCACCCACAACAAAGCGCATCATCGACT ATTGAATACAAGGAAATGGAGGATGCACAAGGTCAGGGGTCAGAGGAAGATGAAGGATCAGAGGAGGAGAAAAAGGAGGTGAAAGAGAGGGAAAGAGTGGAGGAGAAGAAACTGATCCCAAAGGAAGAACCTGAACCAGTTGTGGATGACAGTGACCATGCAGATGACCCGACAG GTTTGGAGGGTGCAGCATTCCAGAGTCGTCTCCCTTTTGACAAGATGACCTCCCAGGAGGCCGCTTGTTTCCCAGACATCTTACAGGGACCTCCTCAGGCTCAGAAGGTGTTCCTTTACATCAGAAACAGGCTG CTTCAACTCTGGCTTGACAACCCTAAACAGCAGCTGACATTTGAAGGAGCCCTGCCACAGATAGAAGCTCCATACAACA GTGACGGGCCTTTAGTGATGAGGGTTCACTCCTTCCTTGAGAGATACGGACTTATCAACTTTGGCGTCTTCAAAAGACTAAAGCCGTTACCAG ccaaGAAGCATGGGCGAGTGGTGGTGATTGGGGCTGGCATAGCAGGGCTGGGAGCAGCTAGACAGCTCCTGTCTTTTGGGATGGATGTTGTCATTATTGAAGCAAGG GATCGAGTTGGAGGGAGAGTGGCAACATTCAGGAAGAACAACTATGTTGCTGATCTAGGAGCCATGGTGGTCACAGGGCTTG GAGGGAACCCAGTTACGGTGCTGAGTCGGCAGATCAACATGGAGCTGCACAAGATCAAGCAGAAATGTCCACTGTACGAAAGTAATGGCTGCACG GTTCCCAAAGAGAAAGATGAGATGGTGGAGAGGGAATTTAACCGTCTCTTGGAAGCAACATCCTATCTCTCACATCAGATGGATTTCAATATGGTTGAGGGGAAGCCTGCCTCTCTCGGACAAGCACTTGAGGCTGTTATAAA GCTGCAGGAGAAGCATGTGAAGGAGAAGCAGTGTGAGCACCAGAGACATATCATCGAGATGCAGGACAAGCTCAAAAAGAACCAGACCCAG ATGTTGACTCTAAGAGACAAGATTGAGGAGCTTCACAAGCAGTGGAAAGAAGCATCAGAAGTGAAGCCACCAAGAGACATCACTGCCGAGTTCCTCATCAAGAGCAAACTCAGAGATCTCAATGCAGCCTGTAAG GAATTTGAACTATTTCAAGCTCAGCAGAAAGAAATTGAAGAAAAATTGAATGAACTGGAGTCCAATCCACCAAG TGATGTTTATCTGTCATCTCGAGACCGCCAGATTCTGGACTGGCATTTTGCTAATCTAGAGTTTGCCAATGCAACGCCTCTCACAACTCTATCTCTCAAACATTGGGATCAGGATGATGACTTCGAATTCTCTGGAAGCCATTTAACAG TTCGGAATGGCTACTCATGTGTACCTGTAGCTCTGGCTGAAGGCCTCGACATCAAGCTCAACACTTCAGTACGACAAATTCGCTACACAACACAAG GCGTGGAGGTGACAACAGGCAACTCCCGGATGAACATAAACCCGCAGACGTTCAAGGCAGATGCAGTGTTGTCCACCCTGCCACTGGGGGTGTTGAAGGAGAGCATGAGGAACAGTGGCATCAACAGCCCACAGTTCCTGCCTCCACTGCCAGACTGGAAGGCTGCAGCCATCAAGAGACTGGGATTTGGTAACTTGAACAAG GTTGTGCTATGTTTTGACCGAGTGTTCTGGGACCCCAATGCCAATCTCTTTGGACATGTGGGCAGTACAACAGCTAGTCGTGGTGAGCTCTTCCTGTTCTGGAACCTGTACAAGGCACCGGTATTACTGGCGCTGGTGGCTGGGGAGGCAGCTGCCATTATGGAGAATGTCAGCGATGATGTCATCGTGGGTCGGTGCATCGCAGTCCTAAAGGGTATCTTTGGCAACAACGCTGTACCCCAG CCGAAGGAGACACTAGTGACCAGATGGCGAGCTGACCCTTGGTCCAGAGGCTCGTACTCCTATGTTGCAGCAGGATCATCAG
- the LOC137287416 gene encoding probable transaldolase isoform X2, whose product MGSKSTLGGLTTVTVVSCDTGDFDAMKKYKPTDATTNPSLIFAASSMPAYQPLIDEAIEYAKAKGGSINDQVSEAMDRVCINFGCEILKIIPGRVSTEVDARLSFDKDAMIAKAQKLIQMYKDLGIDKERILIKLSSTWEGIEAARVLEKKYGIHCNMTLIFNFHQAVACGQAEVTLISPFVGRIFDWYVKNGDKKTFSMLEDPGVKSVTRIYNYYKKSGFKTVVMGASFRNVDQILGLAGCDLLTISPSLLEKLSNSTDPVQVYLDKKSAQKLDIDEINVDEKMFRWEMNEDQMANDKLSEGIRRFAVDAVKLENVLKDRLL is encoded by the exons CCATGAAGAAGTACAAGCCGACAGATGCAACAACCAATCCATCCCTCATCTTCGCTGCCTCCAGCATGCCGGCCTACCAGCCACTTATTGATGAAGCAATAGAGTATGCCAAGGCTAAAGGAGG GAGCATCAATGATCAGGTCAGCGAGGCCATGGACAGGGTGTGCATCAACTTTGGTTGTGAAATCCTCAAGATCATCCCAGGCCGAGTGTCCACAGAGGTCGATGCCAG GTTATCGTTCGACAAGGATGCAATGATAGCCAAGGCTCAGAAACTTATCCAGATGTACAAGGACTTGGGCATAGACAAAGAGAGAATTCTCATTAAACTCTCCTCGACCTGGGAGGGTATAGAGGCAGCCAG AGTCCTGGAGAAGAAGTATGGCATTCACTGCAACATGACCCTCATCTTCAACTTCCACCAG GCTGTAGCTTGTGGACAGGCTGAAGTCACCCTCATTTCACCATTTGTAGGCCGGATATTTGACTGGTATGTGAAGAATGGAGATAAGAAGACCTTCTCCATGCTGGAAGATCCTG GTGTCAAGAGTGTGACAAGAATCTACAACTACTACAAGAAGTCTGGCTTCAAGACAGTTGTCATGGGAGCTTCCTTCAGGAATGTTGACCAAATTCTTGGTCTCGCTGGCTGTGATCTGCTCACCATCTC GCCTTCACTTTTGGAAAAGTTGTCCAATTCCACTGACCCAGTTCAAGTGTACCTTGACAAAAAATCAG CTCAAAAACTTGACATTGATGAAATAAATGTTGATGAGAAGATGTTTCGTTGGGAAATGAACGAAGACCAGATGGCAAATGACAAACTCTCCGAGGGAATTCGCCGATTTGCAGTGGATGCAGTCAAACTGGAAAATGTGTTGAAAGATAGATTACTTTAA
- the LOC137287416 gene encoding probable transaldolase isoform X1: MSDSKRQAMTSLCQLKENTVVVADTGDFEAMKKYKPTDATTNPSLIFAASSMPAYQPLIDEAIEYAKAKGGSINDQVSEAMDRVCINFGCEILKIIPGRVSTEVDARLSFDKDAMIAKAQKLIQMYKDLGIDKERILIKLSSTWEGIEAARVLEKKYGIHCNMTLIFNFHQAVACGQAEVTLISPFVGRIFDWYVKNGDKKTFSMLEDPGVKSVTRIYNYYKKSGFKTVVMGASFRNVDQILGLAGCDLLTISPSLLEKLSNSTDPVQVYLDKKSAQKLDIDEINVDEKMFRWEMNEDQMANDKLSEGIRRFAVDAVKLENVLKDRLL; encoded by the exons CCATGAAGAAGTACAAGCCGACAGATGCAACAACCAATCCATCCCTCATCTTCGCTGCCTCCAGCATGCCGGCCTACCAGCCACTTATTGATGAAGCAATAGAGTATGCCAAGGCTAAAGGAGG GAGCATCAATGATCAGGTCAGCGAGGCCATGGACAGGGTGTGCATCAACTTTGGTTGTGAAATCCTCAAGATCATCCCAGGCCGAGTGTCCACAGAGGTCGATGCCAG GTTATCGTTCGACAAGGATGCAATGATAGCCAAGGCTCAGAAACTTATCCAGATGTACAAGGACTTGGGCATAGACAAAGAGAGAATTCTCATTAAACTCTCCTCGACCTGGGAGGGTATAGAGGCAGCCAG AGTCCTGGAGAAGAAGTATGGCATTCACTGCAACATGACCCTCATCTTCAACTTCCACCAG GCTGTAGCTTGTGGACAGGCTGAAGTCACCCTCATTTCACCATTTGTAGGCCGGATATTTGACTGGTATGTGAAGAATGGAGATAAGAAGACCTTCTCCATGCTGGAAGATCCTG GTGTCAAGAGTGTGACAAGAATCTACAACTACTACAAGAAGTCTGGCTTCAAGACAGTTGTCATGGGAGCTTCCTTCAGGAATGTTGACCAAATTCTTGGTCTCGCTGGCTGTGATCTGCTCACCATCTC GCCTTCACTTTTGGAAAAGTTGTCCAATTCCACTGACCCAGTTCAAGTGTACCTTGACAAAAAATCAG CTCAAAAACTTGACATTGATGAAATAAATGTTGATGAGAAGATGTTTCGTTGGGAAATGAACGAAGACCAGATGGCAAATGACAAACTCTCCGAGGGAATTCGCCGATTTGCAGTGGATGCAGTCAAACTGGAAAATGTGTTGAAAGATAGATTACTTTAA